One Brienomyrus brachyistius isolate T26 unplaced genomic scaffold, BBRACH_0.4 scaffold64, whole genome shotgun sequence genomic window carries:
- the si:dkey-154p10.3 gene encoding zinc finger protein 777 translates to MSVSRVTGLSMSQAQAVYREIPPVTLQLHEESATARLYSSAADGMEARISALVEVFLVKVYRCRACQFTSGLKDRITAHVTERHDRGHPCPPLSCLDRDEGDSLDVKVGVAEDDLDSCASAYDLEDELHSAAKERDEHLALDRLPFLMPVYGMLQNISPRSCDMSLGPGAEVAHTCEVSTLFEEEEGESLGEEAARFHLEDSSAVELPEPLSCSMGSVSPEAQDQEAQSAHLMSLGLYRISSIKCHSQPVAPESRATSVQLGQDGSESAEKASVPGKAREDPVLSCIPTQNLKGRRSEPGLAPSLSGRAAEQYSETECHWRGCSKPDRIRAGIPQDFQQRHRHGSGPALAQCARCLAWCRSEREFEQHDRCHVQGGFRCLHCSFTDEAWEEVHKHIVSQHEVPEAARQHGGGSQSPPPHDPPELEQERGRKRVKRRRRRQREGRKVRGARDFYCPLCDRKFSTKLTLHRHMGIHQGAKPFGCPHCPYSSRLKASLVQHLRVHTGEKPFQCSRCSYASIDRSSLLRHSRRHTQERPHRCQHCPYSSIQKKSLDLHVRRYHTGESFPCPQCCYSTPDRQLLLRHVRKQHASKSPPPPARPRRPRVPTGGLPPA, encoded by the exons ATGTCTGTCTCCCGGGTAACTGG TCTCAGCATGAGCCAAGCCCAGGCTGTCTATCGGGAGATCCCACCTGTCACGTTGCAGCTCCACGAGGAGAGCGCCACTGCCAGGCTGTACAGCAGCGCTGCAGACGGGATGGAGGCCCGGATATCCGCCTTGGTGGAGGTCTTCTTGGTCAAGGTGTATCGCTGCAGGGCTTGTCAATTTACCAGCGGCCTGAAGGACAGGATCACCGCACATGTGACTGAGAGGCATGACCGGGGACATCCCTGCCCTCCCCTGAGCTGCCTGGACAGGGACGAGGGTGACAGCCTGGACGTGAAGGTGGGGGTTGCAGAGGACGATCTGGATAGCTGCGCTTCGGCCTACGACCTGGAGGACGAGCTGCACTCGGCTGCAAAGGAACGCGATGAGCACTTGGCTTTGGACCGTTTGCCTTTTCTGATGCCTGTCTACGGCATGCTGCAGAACATCAGtcccaggtcatgtgacatgaGCCTGGGCCCTGGCGCCGAAGTCGCCCACACATGTGAG GTGAGCACTCTTTTtgaggaggaagagggggaGAGCTTGGGAGAGGAGGCAGCCCGCTTCCACTTGGAGGATAGCAGCGCGGTTGAGCTGCCCGAACCCCTGTCCTGTTCCATGGGGTCAGTCAGCCCCGAGGCTCAGGATCAGGAAGCCCAGTCGGCTCACCTCATGTCCTTGGGGCTGTACAGGATCTCCAGCATCAAGTGTCACTCTCAGCCAGTAGCCCCAGAGTCCAGGGCAACCTCAGTGCAGCTGGGTCAAGACGGCTCTGAGTCTGCCGAAAAAGCCTCAGTGCCGGGGAAAGCCAGAGAGGACCCCGTACTGTCATGCATCCCTACACAGAACCTCAAGGGCCGCAGAAGTGAGCCGGGCCTCGCTCCCTCCTTGTCTGGACGGGCAGCGGAACAGTATTCAGAGACGGAGTGTCACTGGAGGGGATGTAGTAAGCCCGACCGGATCCGTGCCGGCATCCCTCAGGATTTCCAGCAGCGGCACCGCCATGGATCTGGCCCAGCCTTGGCCCAGTGTGCGCGCTGCCTGGCCTGGTGCCGCTCCGAGCGGGAGTTCGAGCAGCATGACCGCTGTCACGTCCAGGGCGGGTTCCGGTGCCTTCACTGCAGCTTCACAG acgaggCTTGGGAGGAGGTTCACAAACACATCGTCAGTCAGCATGAAgttccggaggcggcgcggcagCATGGCGGCGGAAG CCAGTCACCCCCGCCTCACGACCCTCCTGAGCTGGAACAGGAAAGGGGGAGGAAGAGGGTGAAGAGGAGGCGGCGGAGGCAGCGGGAGGGGAGGAAGGTCAGGGGGGCGAGGGATTTCTACTGCCCCCTGTGTGACAG AAAGTTCAGCACTAAGTTAACCCTGCACCGGCATATGGGCATCCACCAGGGAGCAAAGCCCTTTGGCTGCCCGCACTGCCCCTACAGCTCCCGCCTCAAGGCCTCGCTGGTTCAGCACCTTCGCGTGCATACAG GTGAGAAGCCGTTCCAGTGCAGCCGCTGCTCCTACGCATCCATTGACCGCAGCTCCCTGCTGAGGcactcacgcagacacacacaggagagGCCACACCGCTGCCAGCACTGCCCCTACAGCAG CATCCAGAAGAAGAGCCTGGACCTACACGTGCGCCGCTACCACACGGGGGAGTCCTTCCCCTGCCCCCAATGCTGCTACTCGACTCCAGACAGGCAGCTCCTGCTGCGTCACGTGCGGAAGCAGCACGCCTCCAAGTCGCCCCCGCCACCCGCCCGCCCCCGCCGTCCACGGGTCCCCACAGGAGGCCTGCCCCCGGCCTGA